The Humulus lupulus chromosome 3, drHumLupu1.1, whole genome shotgun sequence genome window below encodes:
- the LOC133824513 gene encoding arabinogalactan protein 13-like, with the protein MEAMRMRLFFTLVVAMMAVSAVQNVAAADAPAPSPTSDATAFVPAVFASLGALAMGLLF; encoded by the coding sequence ATGGAAGCAATGAGAATGAGGCTTTTCTTCACTTTGGTCGTCGCCATGATGGCCGTGTCCGCCGTCCAGAATGTGGCAGCCGCCGATGCACCGGCTCCTAGCCCTACGTCCGATGCCACCGCCTTTGTCCCCGCCGTATTCGCCTCCCTTGGCGCTCTCGCAATGGGGCTTctcttttaa